The Topomyia yanbarensis strain Yona2022 chromosome 3, ASM3024719v1, whole genome shotgun sequence nucleotide sequence aaagttttaaaattaatttttttcagtgtaggagtcgatgaaatttttttaagttttgttattcaaaagcttgactatttttttgaaaataactcCTGCaaaattttttgtaggatttgtcatttttagactatagccattttgaaaaaaatggtaaaaaagtttgaccctcttCAAAAGACAgtttagatcatttttggaaaaacaaagtatgcaaagtggctttttgtgacatcATAGTGTTGTGAATATGGATGTAAATAAACATCTATTCATCCAAATCTTTCGGACAGGAAGTTCCTACTTTTGAGCATACTTCGTGGAAGCACTAAATTAAAATAGTTTCCTTGGAATGATACAACAGGATCAAGGTAAGTTCAGTGTTATCTTTAATTTATTGACGGAGATAAACTTACTAGAAAATTAATCTACGGGAATGAGCCCTGTTGGTTGGATACATAATggaccaaaaatattttcaatgttcGTTGTGATCCAAAGCCATGTGTAGTGACTGGACGCCTAAGAAAATTTACTCtgttcagggccggcggaacacctttttcccgagtgggttgtaagattcggagtgatttctcCCCGTACTGCCGAAAGTTCAGttatggcgtgtgtaagtgaaaattaaaattccctgataatatctggtggctTTTTGCGACATCCTTTGCTAACAGGACTGTATGTCTGACGCCtaagcgaaaatgtgtttgttgaatacagatactacaaatgttccacagctaagtaccaattactccattcctttaaattttgtttcattaCTTTGCCGTTCCCTGCTATAGAACCTTCCTTTCGCGGGTACTGAAtcccgcatgatagtgttgactaatgggaaggtagTGGAGGtctttttgaatatttctccgatggcaaaaataatgccgataagtctcattttcgatgttaattatatctaatacaaccagcccctggatggtctacttccggccaaagacaagccatttaacatcatcgatatatagCGTGATCTAAttaaacaacactcgaccgtgtacgaaaaaatattttgtctatgtgcccgcccgggaagtagagattgaaggtgtagtctccgagaagggccttaattgcgaaatagggagtgctccttccagatccctgtgcttcagtcagtgaaaattctggtatgcaagcaattgcgttcagaaGGATCGAGGAATGAAAGATAAATTATTTTCCATCAGtctcatttcgagcctttcgccggatttgttcttccaaaatttgttcttttgaatgGGGCTTGTCTatttgttcgcctttttgtactgcGGGGCATGGACTGCAACCAACGGGCCCATTGTAGAAATAAAGCATGGTGCGGTTTGGAAAATGTCGCTTGTTAAATCAGAATCATAGACAAAGATTGATCGATtttgtttccatatacatcccacctcagctggttctagaagacttcaactcccacggtatgtcatggggttgtcttcattctgataaccgatctatcttactgcgtgatattcgcgacaatttcaatatgaccatcttgaatacaCTGGAAATGAAACGAATGCCTATTGATCGAAAGAGcaacgcgtccactatatccgaaacaaacgaatcaaaataaaaaattcctCTGGTGTAAATGTCCGACGTTTTGACTGGCTGGTCTCTctacactgcgattaaaggtcaaACGAAACGAATATCCGGCGCTAAAAACCATGGCGGTTTCCCACTCCGTTATTGTCAGGgagtgctcagaattgtatgcgaaaaggtcctatgagggctttttgaacgtcggatcatccaatttttttcgaatattcgcgacgttagaaacgcaaataaaaaacttgatgaaatctgaaaaatctggttattggcaccggttcgtcaaaggattaacgagagaaacaatatttcatcTGACAACAGGGCCCTACGCTGTGTACTCGATTCggcctttgatcggaatacatgGAACTAAAAATCCTttatcggcgacaacagcattcctcgtagattcacattcaaatgatagacgtttcgcgatcaaaatataataatttaaataaacGTAATATTTGTTCTTCAaatacacaaatttatctgacagcaaagatacTCGCGCTAATCATTCTACCCACAAAACTTATGATTTTATCCGGCCatgtccacatcgttacagttccaagtagacgcttcgatcgatggagcatggaaagcactccttacTCTTATGGAGAAAACATGGGCGTTCCTATTAGTTTAAGTTCTTTCGCATTGttctattccgggcaatgagaaaagTGGCatttagattagaatggtaaagaaaaggcattagaaggtaatattTGTGGAAGATcgcacagctttaacgaattttttagtatttcttgtcagaggacgctcgaaaattggcaaatttcgtggaataatggaagtttaggaatcccaaaggcatcaaccaaccttggttaaaaaggaaggatgaaggtcgtgacttccttcgggtggcaatcattatacgttgaatgcgcatctctaGAATATTGGGGTGGTGGATCGTGTTATCTGCGCTTGCGATGACagctatcgcgacattaaacgtGTTGTCGGATCGCGCGCCTAGTGTTCTACACAACaacaaaatctgaattttaccgtTGAGGTAATTCCACACTTGCCACcatctaacaaaccgtaattgacgaaatataACTGTGTTCTGTTTAATTATACATGAAAGATGTACGGTTCATacgcagtgccataaaattacactcctCCACGTTTTAAACAAAcgtcatatgtggagtaaaattacggaactcgcaaaattcaacgacatgtaaaattaaaatcaaacgcaaAGCTATGTAATTTtggatgctcgtatatgtcatggtcaggagatgTCCGGTTAATCTTAGGTTTTGGTTTGtaccaaactttcgagtgggtatttTTTCGAATGTCCTCCTGGCATCTCCTTTTATTTTgagatctaggccactttgaattcgacttcaacagatggtaaatacaagaaaccctattatcaacagtaaatcaaagcgagaatgtaaATCCGTGTACGTTGGTCGTATTTCCTCTCGGCGTTATCTCtttgctgtaaattggtttcgacttttatgcataccaaggctcctcctatttcctgtaaactatggagttctGCGgacttttccgatcaccaaaaaATACGAATCACTTCAATAAAAACAGTTCACAAACTCCACAATTGTAAGCtaataaatcgctgttcgttcttttctagataaagatttaagcgcaaaccaaatacagacctGACTTAGGCCACAGCcctattacgcgccacccagtgaataattggaaccaatcagaatgttattcataaaaaaaacaaaacaaatttttactcTTATGCTAGATGTGAATACCTTGAGATTTAGTAGAAGATAGCTGAAATTTTATTTAGTGCAataatttaaacataccgttcagtacaacagGAGTTAGTAATAATTAACTTCTAGAATTGTTATGATTATGGTCTCACCTCATTTTCCCACAAAGGCGTAAgctaagtgattttttttttaaaaatagtttgtATGGTACCGATAATACCAGTACCGGCTTTTGTTCAGTATCAGTACGGTACAaataatgggtcggtattcccggaatttgcggtaccggtattactggtaccacaaccctatagATAAGATTATAACTGGGAAAGggaccgtacactaattacgtaaggcatttttagaacattccaaCCTCCTcctccccccagataagaattcgtaagattttgacgaactccccctcccccctacataagatctcatcatgattttcgtaattaaaaatcaaattgttaattcattaaataagatagcgaaaacgatacttataaaattatttcaagaaaattcatgacaaaatttaactgcaaTCATCTGTAGTAATTTTATTTCCATCCTAGTACAACAACTATTGGGTGATATTTAGAAAAGCAAATCTGGTCCATATAAtctgcttcgctatattccacttcctttgaatctattttcttgtgatgcagagctcaaaagaatttataacctgttctggcatgaatttattctgagctCCAACTGCGATGaatatcgtacgcatagctccaacatcttcgaattttcttgaagtaaaatacagttcacactctggaaatattcggtCCACAAGATCTGTCACAATCGCATGACAGGACATTTTCCGAATACCTCGCGTTTTGAACAAAAAGTATGAATAGAAGGATATTGGACCATCAACACGAAGAGTGTCagcacttcttaacttgtaaggcatactGTGACCCCAGTTTCCGAACAGACCAATGTGCCACCAAGCGCCAAGAAATTGATTTAACTGCTCTaacaccatcgacaattaagacGCTCCTCACGATggcaacaataaacaaaattacataattaatttaacaatcatatccTGCTGTTGCAAAACAATTCAATTCCAGGTCCACCCTTCCTTGGCCATGATGTACAATATATGATAATTTTGTTTGATATAGAAAATGTTCATGGcccaaataataaataattcttgtgaagaatatttttcttattgatttcattttcatacttttttatgatattacataagaaagaacaaaccctccctccccctcagataaaaatttgtaagatattttgaaactcccccttcccccatatgcccttacgtaattagtgtatggccccaaAGGGTGAAGATAGGCTCAATACACCAGTTTGACCGTGTGAATAAATATCAGTGCAGCAACACACATCCGCTCCGGCAATCGATTATTATGGTTGAAGCTGAAAACTGAAATACCCAGCccgggaacaacttgacagatagtgcttgtttcatatatgtaccactaatttgatggtggcgctagtatgccttctccgtacgagtaccacgaacaacgaaacgaaatagtttcaagagaaaagcatgtttcgttacgtgtgttatgaacgccgtcaatgcagcaagaacaacatttagaaaaagcgcaTTCCAAAATGTGgttaaagaaaacaattattagagaataaatttatccctaactggaaactgtcagcaaggtacataaatcttattaaaaatataaccggaagtcgttttttttttggtttaattGTTGTGTGAATTGTGTAATCGGTAAATCCTTTGTGCTTTTTGCCcgagaaatatgaatgaaaatcattttggccaataaaactAAATCATCAAGCCCAACAATTCGTGAACAtatgacatcttgtttcaaattaattaagaacgtcaagaattctagaattttgtttgggaatataaactaaatatgtaggattttctacacagttagcaaaattggttttggatagaatttttgcgcttttaccagaattctggcagcaaaccggtagtgcccGGTTTTAGCAAGAATGCCGCCAGGAATATACAATTatgttcgacttttgcaataattctgtccaaaagattttgcgatggttttggtacggatcccttcagaattcatttcgcatattactcagctccagcccgacagaaaactaattgaacggcgtctaccggaggatttcatgaCAGTTCGATTccaaagattttcggaaatttcaatataagtggaagtggctcGATTTAAATCGATCTTCTTGTATTTCTGGAAATCGATTTATTATTCTTGGATTTGTTAGAtccaaaatggaatctatgtttctgttaaggTATGGACAGTTTCTAATATGAACggcgaaataaatttggtgatagaaatgcttaaattgttcactttttacagatatagaaaataatagatgggatacgccttttttaaattttgttccgttcgagccgccatgacatcaccaaatcaccacaaaatttgcttatgagttcaatatatgggagctgtcaagttgtccccgggctggaaATACCCGACTAGCGCACGATGATGGTGAGCTAAACCAGGATAAGAGAGAACACCATTGTAGCTGGCGATATTcaagttttcaactgcaacgaTAATATTTCCTTCAGCCAAAAGCAAAGAAGAAACCGGCGAACAGCAACCAGCAATCCGACGCGACACAACAGGATAACTGCTGATGCAACAATATGCAATCTGATAACTTGGGTCGAGAGAGCAGGGATTGAGTTAGTTAGCCAGTTTAGTTTGTGTGTTCGCAGAATGATAGGTTCCAATCCGCTCACTACTGGAAAAGTATAATTTTTTAAAGTAGTAATAAGTTAATACTTAATTGTGTATCGGTATTCTTAGGTATAGCGCGGTATACGTATGAACCAGAGACATGAGCCCAAAAGTACTACCTAGAGATTAGCAAGCTGCTCTACTGGTTTAATCATTAAACTGACTTGATTAACGCGTTCTAAAAGAACCAACTATTTTGAACCTACTGAAAGGTGTTCGAATGCGGATTCAACGTGACAATAGGAACATAGTGAAACTTAGGCTCTATTAGTAAGAATCGGTACAAGATGTACAAAACGCACCCAAATGAGCAGATGTTTTACGTATATACTAACTAGACAGCTGCAGTGAAAATGGGTTCAACACCCTACGAAATTAAACATGCCCAGTACAGTTCAGCCGAAAATGGGCTGTAGTTCTAGCAGGTTCTAGTTAGTATTCCGACTCGAGTAGGGTTGCCACCCTTTTGGGTTTGACCAGGAGACTCATGTTTTTGGAgacgatctccgggcctccgggttttacataaatttttccGTGTCCAATAAGACGATGAACAATTTTAACtgaatttgtttgttttaaacAAGTTCTTCCAATGTCATTGTTGGCTAATCCAGCAGCGGCCCTTAACTGTTGGCCAGTGACAAAaactttattcttttgtttgaaCCTCCCTAGTGACTGTGATGACGAAAACCGATTTTTTGCACCCAGAAAAAAAATCCCAATGACGCAGTGTGATTCTCAAACATTGCCACTTACCTGCCTGCTTCGCTCTACTTACCCTATTAGCTGTGGCAAAGGGTAATCCTTGTTcggcttatcctccacagcgagagtggctggtgcgtTCAGATTTTTGTCGGTAGCTAGGAAAGTGAAACTCCACGCTTATCTATCGATTTACAAACGCAAAAATGTACAGCTCAATGAGACAAGCTCAGAGCAGTGCAGCAAACACTCAATGGAAAATGTCAATCAATTTTTGTAATTGGTACTTCGACGAACTACAAAAGAACGAAAGAGTTTATacttctcgcgtgttttttgtaaacggccaataagcatgctgtcaaaattcactttgagagaaaattccggacaaaccgtaactcgccaAGAATGGatattaacattttatgaaagagaaaagttttctctgtcGTCTACTGCTATGGCTTATAACCTgcgattaatggtttgtccggaatttctcttcaaagtgaattttgacagtatgcttattggcccttttcaaaaaacacgcgtgaCTTGTCTCATTTTAACTCAGCAGGTAGTTCTTGTTTTAACGTATACTCGTGTTTCCCACAGGTCAGTAAGAATATCTGGGTAAAAACCTAACCGGAGATGGCAACCTTAGACTCGAGTGACAcaatcgattctaactagaCGCGGTCACTGTAGCTGGTGCCAAAATATGAACTAAAACCTGCCAGCATTCCGGCTtattttccggctgaacttaacTTGATATGTTCTATTCGCGTTTCAAATTGtggaaaattcaaaacaaaatgtcAATCTGTTCTAAATCTGACACAAAGAAGTGTTGGAAAAATAGAACTGCATCTCAGCATTGCGATCGATCTGTTTTAATCGGTATAAAATGGAGCAGTCCATATAGAAAACATTAGCTTTGCGAAGCCTTAAATCAATGTGTGTACAATATGGAAGtggggtaaagtgcctattttgaCCCTATGAGGGACGATGccacaatattttattatttattaactTCATTAATTCAGCGTCTGTGTTAAAAATGGCTTGAAAATGGTGGATTttttctgtttgagcgcagcgaATCGGGTGCTCAAATTATCGCACTACAATTTGTTGCCAATACTTATAAAACCGAGGGTCCGCCTTGAGGTCATAaaggctgaaagcactagtttctatattcaaaacattgttttaattaattttgattttaacaacttcttccagtaaagcagtatttacgcaatatagatgttgtcaattttaaaaccaaaactctcgctttacgtatgcctataccttatctggtatcatcttgggttttcccgtcatttgcagtttgacaagatcaaaatttgacaagaccataatttgatgttggtctatccctgagaatcatcataggaagggcaatccctcgtATAAAACACGGTTAAAATAAtgtacccattaatgcgtatTATGAAACCCATCTCCGGCAAAACTGGGAAAACTCATTTATTGGATAAACATTGCATACCCAATAATGGGTATCATCTGTTTATGACAAAAACTGTGTACTTTTTTACGAAGTTATACTTATTTCAATTAACttaaaatgcgtaaaaatttaCCCATTTCTGAGCTCTTTTAGAAAGGAGAAAATAAATGTGTAGGATTTCGGATTTAAAAGGAGAAAAACCGAGGACAGTAcactttaaataatttagtatGTTCTTCGCATATTTAATTTCAATATTATAACCAAAAGTTCCTTCATCCACTCCACTTGATGTACCGCTTCCTCAGTCAGTGTTAGTGCATTTATGGGTTACCAATTTATTTTCGTGAGAAATGCGTAAGAGTCTCAAGCTACCAGTACACTATTTGTCATAACGTGAAATATTTgatgaagcaaaatttgatcaaataaacgtgtttgacaaacaaatttgacaaggccagtacacgagatcaactgtttaacaaacttttttcatcaaatatttgcattgatgcgttaccggacgttacgcctaatattgtttgacaaacataataaaacaagtttgatgGATCAGTACACTGCTTGTCAAATATAGTCAAACCGGCGTATACGTCAaacaaatcgccatgcgaaagctaccagtacactgtaCAAAGTGCTGTTTGAACTTCATGAATCTTCAAGAGtgcaaacatttgaaatatttgtgttagcgcagggatgccaaatgattttccagaaaatttgttttatttttatgaatggtcGAAGCAACTATATCGCACTCCTTTGTTCGTGATTATGCAGAGTGtgatcaaatacaaattaaatacgccaaggtcccatacaaaagggTTATGACTCACCACGCTATCAAATTTGTCTACCATTCGTGTTGACAGGTCGAATtgtagaagaaaaattaatttggaaGTGCTGTTCGATCAAAGCATGCTGTTCATATATGatagaaattttcattttatttgttttcattttatagagtAACAATCTGGCAATCTGTAACTGCATttgtgtgttcaacgatttgttttcttccaccagtcacaggtggaggaaaacaaatcgaaaatatcttttcggtcggatttttttttatgatggaACCTGACCAACCGGTATAGATTTATCCAGCTACATTGGTactgtgccgttttgacgtttggattaGGAGGAAAATAAACCACTCctgggcttaaggggagggcggtagtataaaattgCGAGATCTTGGTGTGCGTATTTCAAACGTCGATATCTACACAGTACGTCTCCtgaataagttttacagcgacaCAGAGCATTTCAAAGTAGTTCGAAGGGAGAAAAGGGATCTGCTGGTTTGCCGCTAAAGAAGGATCGTTCATTACCCATTCGGAACCGAGATCCATATTGTAATAAAGAGTTTGCGGACAAGTACCTGATGACGACGCACATTCGATGGCACACGAGTAGGTTAAGGttttacttattttcttttctgtAAATTCCAATTATATACTGTTTACTATTACAGGCGAAAAGCCCTTCAAATGTGTCCCCACTATTTGAAAACATTCACTCAATCGATAACGCTGAAGATACACATCAGGTTGCACACCCGGGAAAACTCCATACGTGTGCAAATACTGCGACCGAGGGTTCACTCAATCCTGCAATCTGACGGTGCACCTGCGAACCCAACACAACCAAATAATGGTATAGGACGCGAAGTCGACGTGCTGCCCGAGCACAAATGTCGAGTATGTAGCAAGGTCTACCGATCGGCAGAAAGTTTCCTGCTGCACGAGAAGTTGCATGTCACCGGGAAACTGTTCGATTGTCGCGATTgtggtaaaaagtataacacataTGTGTCCAAATGCAAGGCTTCTAATACCGACATGAAGGAAAAGATGTACTCGTGTAAAATCTACAGCCAAACATTCAAGCATCAGCAAAGCGGGGTGTACCACATGAGCCACAAATCCAAACACAAACGGTTCGACCGAGGTTTTGAGAGATCTGGAGACGGACGAAGGAGAGGCGATTTGCTGAAGCTAAAATAACTTTCTCGTTCCCAAATTGTTAAAGCTACCAAGCACAACACCGGGCAACTTGAGCAATTTGTTCTGAGCATGTTTTTGGCAAGTGGTGAGGATAGTGTATCCGTTTATTGGGTAGTATTTGGCGCACCAACATTAGTAGCGTAAATATCCAGCGCCAGACACAGGTTCCGTTTGATGGATTCGATGGAATCGCTATCGACAGATTCTTCATCATTTCGACTTCCATGAGCTCATTCAGTACTTATGTGTTATGAGTTCTTACACGATAGTTATAAGAGGGACGCAAGTGATATTTTGATGTACATCACTCGGGGGTATGGTTAcgaatgaattttatttttcgttaAACCTAGGCTAAGACTGGGTCGCTGCAGTGGCTACGTGACACTTTTTGATAGGGTCAGCATAATCGTTGTCGCGCAGTAGACTCAATTATGCTGACGCCTTCTTTAGTCGCTTCGCGACGGGATGTTTACAAACGTAGGTTGGTGTCCACCACAtatgataaaataacaatagGCAACACAGGCTACGGTCCGACCAGGATGTAGAATTCAactattgtattgtattgtttatttGGGGTTTAACCGTTAGGTCATTCGCCCATAGAATTCAGCTAGATACATTCGACAATAACACCACGCAAGACTGGCAGTATACTCAACTGCTGTATGCTTTTGAAGAGCAGCTGATTCTTGGTGAACTATCGGAAAGGAGTCAAAAGAAATGGCATTTGCTTACATTTCAGCATGTATCAAACAATTGAATTCAAATAGTTTGTACCTTTCCGATTTATTTGAGGCATGATTTTCCTGGAAAGACAAAtaccaacaatatcaaaatagcgccgaattttgtttttaacgtggcgaataaattatttaaagtcacgtaaataaaacaattaatcagccgaatttcaaaccttaactttttttcgttttgacaacaaattctgccaaaacaaatcagtttcgcgtacggcgtattttgctatcctgaatgagcaaagcacgtttgtcaaacttctccatcaacaagtttgacaaatttctccattaacaagtttgacaaacttctccatcgacaagtttgacaaactgcagCGTTACGCTGTTTGAAGTTTTGACAAACTGGTTAGTACACTGTTTGACAAATAGACAAGTAATCGCTTTGACAAACACCaatgaaaaatttggcaaactgtgtttgatcaaatatttgaagagccagtacacagcagttcaaattcatttcacgaaagatgtcaaatatttgacattattacaaacagtgtactggtagcttcacattcggaaccccttagggcatgttcaagagcgttttattttgtataggagtttcaaagtagaactagaactgaaacattcacatccctaGCAGAGCgttgtgttttataatttcgaacagttttgtttcaaaatttaaaactgttatgcgAAGGAATggtgagacatgaattttaaactgaatagaacctccgctaaaactgctgctagggacagcaagttctagttttaaaattttctgttttatattatagaacttttaaaattatgaatctagaactgaaacactcctgaacatgctctaaacgttttgttgattcaaaaaccctctaagaacggttggtttcaaaaccgtccaatgaaggacgttcgttggaccaatttggacaacgtccaaataaccgttcaacgaacgtccatcgttggacccgtgttgaactattttgaaacaattttttggacgtctcagtgggaaggcctgattcttctgcgtgtgGGGTTTTGCtcgcctgatatggtcaccctatttttgtttagtgatgtctgatttttgcaaataatcgattatccgttaatcgaataatatttgagagattgattaattcattcgattaatcgacaaaaataatcgattaaaatcaataatcgattacttagtaaatcctagtttgtcaaccaaaaaaaaaaaggtcgctcgacacattttgaaaaatttggagaagtctggtcatatttttttgctctGCGACTTTCGTTTTCAATGCCACCTTTCATTAATTATGCTCTCGATTAATCGATATCAGCTACTCAATTTGCTCGATTATACCGAAAGCTTGTAATCGATTAttcatttttcgattattttagaaattaatcgattatttgcgttaatcgagtaaaaaaagACATCACTATTTTTGTTAAACTCTGCGAAGATAAAAATGTTATATAGGTGGCTGAATTTAACATAGCAAaccaaattttttaaatttggttaATCCAACTGCGTCACTACCGGAAATATTTCCAGAAAAATCGAAAGTgagtaaaatattttttgtcgaTTGGTATAATCAGAatattttgtttcttttcaGTGATGAGAAAGAACAGATACCTGATCACAGGCAATGCAGTCAGTAGACTCTATGGCAACTTTATGAAGTATAGCAATTATTGCTTGCAACATAATATATCGAACGAATTTCTCGATGGCGTGGTGCACACGGAAGATGGTTTTGTTGCCAATGCCGTCTATGCCAAATTCTATCAGGCGACGGATTTGACGGAATCACGTGTGCGTTCGTTGTTCACGCGGTTTGGACCAGTGGAAAGTGTTCTGATCTACGCAACTCCACACGATAACGTGTACAACGATACAAAAACAAATAACGGGAGCAAAAGGAGGATTCCAGAGAACAATCTACAGAAGGAGATGGCCGGATACGCCATAATATCCTACAAAAATTGTGCGGATGCTGCTAGGTAAATTTAAAATCAGTTATTCTACTGCGGGTCATtcaaaaatttccaatattCAACCACACCCCATTCCCACTTGTCACAATTCAATATATCCTGTTGTAGCTCATGAAATATTTGAAcacatttcttgagcgttttttcaaaacgtcatatctgcaatgagttactctctttgttt carries:
- the LOC131688198 gene encoding zinc finger protein 573-like, with protein sequence MAHERKALQMCPHYLKTFTQSITLKIHIRLHTRENSIRVQILRPRVHSILQSDGAPANPTQPNNGIGREVDVLPEHKCRVCSKVYRSAESFLLHEKLHVTGKLFDCRDCGKKYNTYVSKCKASNTDMKEKMYSCKIYSQTFKHQQSGVYHMSHKSKHKRFDRGFERSGDGRRRGDLLKLK